A genomic segment from Clarias gariepinus isolate MV-2021 ecotype Netherlands chromosome 11, CGAR_prim_01v2, whole genome shotgun sequence encodes:
- the LOC128532975 gene encoding zinc finger protein ZFP2-like isoform X1, producing MIIDYFPLLFVNLTDINNFRPLIMDSQDVKNYCFSKTPHTPTPAGTQLSEDVQTSGEETLDFESVTIIVDQHKPVKKEEDEGYLYGNEERSETNVSPVEYSDKELIKTVKKEEEPGEDGYHCEGALSVRRVIIEDEDSEASHNIKEEDPEDDDYLYCEDCRSFFISKCEVHGPALFVQDTPVPMGVIDRAKQTLPLCMEILTSSISDTDLGVFNKGDTVPLGAHFGPYQGDWVDQEEAMNSVYSWVIYRTMQNGEYIDAKRETHANWMRYVNCARNIEEKNLMAFQYQGRIFYRCCQPIKPGQELLVWYEEEYAQHLGVNFDCLWNKKSQNEMKSIPLQVFSCSLCSFSYKTQIYLHKHIKRCHYEEYERLLKCGMFKYNNQMSTNGSSSQQMSSGNLCPITGQIQKEPFHCSDCGKSFTQPSYLLQHQRIHTRERPYHCSECGKSFTRPVNLQIHQRIHTGEKLYHCSQCGKDFTRLTNFQLHQHMHTGEKPYQCSECGKSFTRPGNLQLHMRIHTGEKPYYCIHCGKSFTQQTSFQRHQRIHTGEKPFYCSQCKKSFTRLSTLQRHQLSHTGEKPYQCSECGKSFTQEKNLQLHQRLHTGEKPCHCTQCGKSFTRLSTLQKHQQVHTEEKLYHCSVCGKCFTQQVNLRFHQRVHTGEKPFHCSECQKSFTHLITLQRHQRIHTGEKPYQCSQCGKSFTHLSTLQRHQLIHTGEKPYHCIQCGKSFTQLSTLQKHQKIHTKEKAHYSS from the exons atgattattgattattttccacttCTTTTTGTCAATCTCACTGATATAAACAATTTTAGACCGCTCATAATGGATTCTCAAGATGTTAAAAACTACTGTTTCTCAAAAACACCACACACTCCGACCCCTGCTGGCACTCag CTTTCTGAAGATGTGCAAACTTCTGGTGAAGAGACGTTAGACTTTGAAAGTGTCACCATCATCGTGGATCAACATAAACCTGTAAAGAAGGAAGAAGATGAAGGCTATCTCT ATGGAAATGAAGAAAGATCTGAGACAAATGTCAGTCCTGTTGAGTACTCGGATAAAGAACTGATAAAGactgtaaaaaaagaagaagaaccgGGAGAAGATGGCTACCACT GTGAAGGAGCACTGTCTGTGAGGCGGGTTATTATTGAAgatgaagacagtgaagcatctCATAACATAAAAGAGGAAGACCCGGAAGACGATGACTATCTTT ATTGTGAAGATTGCAGATCCTTTTTCATCAGCAAGTGTGAAGTTCATGGCCCAGCTCTCTTTGTCCAAGATACCCCAGTTCCTATGGGGGTCATCGACCGAGCAAAACAAACCCTTCCACTCTGTATGGAGATTTTGACGTCTAGCATTTCTGACACTGACCTGGGAGTGTTTAATAAGGGAGATACTGTTCCACTTGGTGCACACTTTGGACCATACCAGGGAGATTGGGTAGATCAAGAGGAAGCCATGAACAGTGTGTACTCTTGGGTG ATATACAGGACCATGCAGAATGGGGAATACATAGATGCCAAAAGAGAGACACATGCTAACTGGATGAG GTATGTGAATTGTGCTCGTAACATTGAGGAGAAGAATCTCATGGCATTTCAGTATCAAGGAAGGATTTTTTACCGCTGTTGTCAACCCATCAAACCAGGGCAGGAGCTCTTGGTGTGGTATGAAGAAGAGTATGCTCAACATCTTGGTGTTAACTTTGACTGTCTATGGAACAAAAAGTCGCAAAATG AAATGAAGAGCATTCCATTACAAGTTTTTTCCTGTTCATTGTGTTCATTTTCCTACAAGACTCAAATTTACCTTCACAAACACATCAAAAGATGCCATTATGAAGAATATGAGAGACTCCTAAAATGTGgcatgtttaaatataataatcagATGTCCACAAATGGCTCCAGCAGTCAGCAAATGTCCTCTGGTAACCTCTGCCCTATAACTGGGCAAATACAGAAAGAACCCTTTCACTGCTCAGactgtgggaagagttttactcagCCGAGTTATCTCCTCCAACATCAGCGTATTCATACTAGAGAGAGGCCATATCACTGTtcagagtgtgggaagagttttacaaGACCTGTTAATCTCCAAATccatcagcgcattcacacaggagagaaactgTATcattgctcacagtgtggaaaagATTTTACTCGCCTAACTAATTTCCAGTTACACCAGCACAtgcacacaggagagaagccgtatcagtgctctGAGTGCGGCAAGAGTTTTACTCGCCCGGGTAATCTCCAGCTACAcatgcgcattcacacaggggAGAAGCCATATTACTGCATACactgtggaaagagttttacacAACAGACAAGTTTCCAGCGtcatcagcgcattcacacaggagaaaagCCCTTTTACTGCTCGCAGTGCAAGAAGAGCTTTACTCGGCTGAGTACTCTTCAAAGACATCAGCTCagtcacacaggagagaaaccaTATCAGTGCTCAGAGTGTGGGAAAAGTTTTACCCAAGAGAAGAATCTTCAACTTCATCAGCGtcttcacacaggagagaagccgtgtCACTGCACacagtgcgggaagagttttactcGTTTGAGTACTCTTCAAAAACACCAGCAGGTTCACACGGAAGAGAAGCTATATCACTGCTCAGTGTGTGGAAAGTGTTTTACACAACAGGTTAATCTCCGATTTCACCAGCGTGTTCACACGGGAGAAAAACCATTTCATTGCTCAGAGTGTCAGAAGTCTTTTACTCACTTGATTACTCTCCAgagacaccagcgcattcacacaggagagaaaccgtatcagtgctcacagtgtgggaagagttttactcacTTGAGTACTCTCCAGAGACACCAGCTTatccacacaggagagaaacccTATCATTGCATACAGTGTGGAAAAAGTTTTACTCAGCTGAGTACTCTCCAGAAACATCAGAAAATTcatacaaaagaaaaagcacaCTACAGCTCGTAG
- the LOC128532975 gene encoding zinc finger protein ZFP2-like isoform X2, translating into MDSQDVKNYCFSKTPHTPTPAGTQLSEDVQTSGEETLDFESVTIIVDQHKPVKKEEDEGYLYGNEERSETNVSPVEYSDKELIKTVKKEEEPGEDGYHCEGALSVRRVIIEDEDSEASHNIKEEDPEDDDYLYCEDCRSFFISKCEVHGPALFVQDTPVPMGVIDRAKQTLPLCMEILTSSISDTDLGVFNKGDTVPLGAHFGPYQGDWVDQEEAMNSVYSWVIYRTMQNGEYIDAKRETHANWMRYVNCARNIEEKNLMAFQYQGRIFYRCCQPIKPGQELLVWYEEEYAQHLGVNFDCLWNKKSQNEMKSIPLQVFSCSLCSFSYKTQIYLHKHIKRCHYEEYERLLKCGMFKYNNQMSTNGSSSQQMSSGNLCPITGQIQKEPFHCSDCGKSFTQPSYLLQHQRIHTRERPYHCSECGKSFTRPVNLQIHQRIHTGEKLYHCSQCGKDFTRLTNFQLHQHMHTGEKPYQCSECGKSFTRPGNLQLHMRIHTGEKPYYCIHCGKSFTQQTSFQRHQRIHTGEKPFYCSQCKKSFTRLSTLQRHQLSHTGEKPYQCSECGKSFTQEKNLQLHQRLHTGEKPCHCTQCGKSFTRLSTLQKHQQVHTEEKLYHCSVCGKCFTQQVNLRFHQRVHTGEKPFHCSECQKSFTHLITLQRHQRIHTGEKPYQCSQCGKSFTHLSTLQRHQLIHTGEKPYHCIQCGKSFTQLSTLQKHQKIHTKEKAHYSS; encoded by the exons ATGGATTCTCAAGATGTTAAAAACTACTGTTTCTCAAAAACACCACACACTCCGACCCCTGCTGGCACTCag CTTTCTGAAGATGTGCAAACTTCTGGTGAAGAGACGTTAGACTTTGAAAGTGTCACCATCATCGTGGATCAACATAAACCTGTAAAGAAGGAAGAAGATGAAGGCTATCTCT ATGGAAATGAAGAAAGATCTGAGACAAATGTCAGTCCTGTTGAGTACTCGGATAAAGAACTGATAAAGactgtaaaaaaagaagaagaaccgGGAGAAGATGGCTACCACT GTGAAGGAGCACTGTCTGTGAGGCGGGTTATTATTGAAgatgaagacagtgaagcatctCATAACATAAAAGAGGAAGACCCGGAAGACGATGACTATCTTT ATTGTGAAGATTGCAGATCCTTTTTCATCAGCAAGTGTGAAGTTCATGGCCCAGCTCTCTTTGTCCAAGATACCCCAGTTCCTATGGGGGTCATCGACCGAGCAAAACAAACCCTTCCACTCTGTATGGAGATTTTGACGTCTAGCATTTCTGACACTGACCTGGGAGTGTTTAATAAGGGAGATACTGTTCCACTTGGTGCACACTTTGGACCATACCAGGGAGATTGGGTAGATCAAGAGGAAGCCATGAACAGTGTGTACTCTTGGGTG ATATACAGGACCATGCAGAATGGGGAATACATAGATGCCAAAAGAGAGACACATGCTAACTGGATGAG GTATGTGAATTGTGCTCGTAACATTGAGGAGAAGAATCTCATGGCATTTCAGTATCAAGGAAGGATTTTTTACCGCTGTTGTCAACCCATCAAACCAGGGCAGGAGCTCTTGGTGTGGTATGAAGAAGAGTATGCTCAACATCTTGGTGTTAACTTTGACTGTCTATGGAACAAAAAGTCGCAAAATG AAATGAAGAGCATTCCATTACAAGTTTTTTCCTGTTCATTGTGTTCATTTTCCTACAAGACTCAAATTTACCTTCACAAACACATCAAAAGATGCCATTATGAAGAATATGAGAGACTCCTAAAATGTGgcatgtttaaatataataatcagATGTCCACAAATGGCTCCAGCAGTCAGCAAATGTCCTCTGGTAACCTCTGCCCTATAACTGGGCAAATACAGAAAGAACCCTTTCACTGCTCAGactgtgggaagagttttactcagCCGAGTTATCTCCTCCAACATCAGCGTATTCATACTAGAGAGAGGCCATATCACTGTtcagagtgtgggaagagttttacaaGACCTGTTAATCTCCAAATccatcagcgcattcacacaggagagaaactgTATcattgctcacagtgtggaaaagATTTTACTCGCCTAACTAATTTCCAGTTACACCAGCACAtgcacacaggagagaagccgtatcagtgctctGAGTGCGGCAAGAGTTTTACTCGCCCGGGTAATCTCCAGCTACAcatgcgcattcacacaggggAGAAGCCATATTACTGCATACactgtggaaagagttttacacAACAGACAAGTTTCCAGCGtcatcagcgcattcacacaggagaaaagCCCTTTTACTGCTCGCAGTGCAAGAAGAGCTTTACTCGGCTGAGTACTCTTCAAAGACATCAGCTCagtcacacaggagagaaaccaTATCAGTGCTCAGAGTGTGGGAAAAGTTTTACCCAAGAGAAGAATCTTCAACTTCATCAGCGtcttcacacaggagagaagccgtgtCACTGCACacagtgcgggaagagttttactcGTTTGAGTACTCTTCAAAAACACCAGCAGGTTCACACGGAAGAGAAGCTATATCACTGCTCAGTGTGTGGAAAGTGTTTTACACAACAGGTTAATCTCCGATTTCACCAGCGTGTTCACACGGGAGAAAAACCATTTCATTGCTCAGAGTGTCAGAAGTCTTTTACTCACTTGATTACTCTCCAgagacaccagcgcattcacacaggagagaaaccgtatcagtgctcacagtgtgggaagagttttactcacTTGAGTACTCTCCAGAGACACCAGCTTatccacacaggagagaaacccTATCATTGCATACAGTGTGGAAAAAGTTTTACTCAGCTGAGTACTCTCCAGAAACATCAGAAAATTcatacaaaagaaaaagcacaCTACAGCTCGTAG
- the LOC128532975 gene encoding histone-lysine N-methyltransferase PRDM7-like isoform X3: MIIDYFPLLFVNLTDINNFRPLIMDSQDVKNYCFSKTPHTPTPAGTQLSEDVQTSGEETLDFESVTIIVDQHKPVKKEEDEGYLYGNEERSETNVSPVEYSDKELIKTVKKEEEPGEDGYHCEGALSVRRVIIEDEDSEASHNIKEEDPEDDDYLYCEDCRSFFISKCEVHGPALFVQDTPVPMGVIDRAKQTLPLCMEILTSSISDTDLGVFNKGDTVPLGAHFGPYQGDWVDQEEAMNSVYSWVIYRTMQNGEYIDAKRETHANWMRYVNCARNIEEKNLMAFQYQGRIFYRCCQPIKPGQELLVWYEEEYAQHLGVNFDCLWNKKSQNGFLVVL, encoded by the exons atgattattgattattttccacttCTTTTTGTCAATCTCACTGATATAAACAATTTTAGACCGCTCATAATGGATTCTCAAGATGTTAAAAACTACTGTTTCTCAAAAACACCACACACTCCGACCCCTGCTGGCACTCag CTTTCTGAAGATGTGCAAACTTCTGGTGAAGAGACGTTAGACTTTGAAAGTGTCACCATCATCGTGGATCAACATAAACCTGTAAAGAAGGAAGAAGATGAAGGCTATCTCT ATGGAAATGAAGAAAGATCTGAGACAAATGTCAGTCCTGTTGAGTACTCGGATAAAGAACTGATAAAGactgtaaaaaaagaagaagaaccgGGAGAAGATGGCTACCACT GTGAAGGAGCACTGTCTGTGAGGCGGGTTATTATTGAAgatgaagacagtgaagcatctCATAACATAAAAGAGGAAGACCCGGAAGACGATGACTATCTTT ATTGTGAAGATTGCAGATCCTTTTTCATCAGCAAGTGTGAAGTTCATGGCCCAGCTCTCTTTGTCCAAGATACCCCAGTTCCTATGGGGGTCATCGACCGAGCAAAACAAACCCTTCCACTCTGTATGGAGATTTTGACGTCTAGCATTTCTGACACTGACCTGGGAGTGTTTAATAAGGGAGATACTGTTCCACTTGGTGCACACTTTGGACCATACCAGGGAGATTGGGTAGATCAAGAGGAAGCCATGAACAGTGTGTACTCTTGGGTG ATATACAGGACCATGCAGAATGGGGAATACATAGATGCCAAAAGAGAGACACATGCTAACTGGATGAG GTATGTGAATTGTGCTCGTAACATTGAGGAGAAGAATCTCATGGCATTTCAGTATCAAGGAAGGATTTTTTACCGCTGTTGTCAACCCATCAAACCAGGGCAGGAGCTCTTGGTGTGGTATGAAGAAGAGTATGCTCAACATCTTGGTGTTAACTTTGACTGTCTATGGAACAAAAAGTCGCAAAATG GCTTTCTTGTTGTTCTCTGA
- the slc19a3a gene encoding thiamine transporter 1 yields the protein MDLFRRWRTGWCFPTTLLCLYGFFSSVKPLEPFLISYMTGPDKNLTIEQVANQIFPVWTYSYLAMLLPVFLLTDWLRYKPVIMVQCLALFSTNVMLLWLESVGGMQAMQFTYSVVTACEVAYFSYIYSVVDLQYYLKATSFCRAAQLIGYTFGSVAGQILLSFKLMSYYYILVFTLVLISISFIISILLPMPRTSMFFHQNKRNDKGGDMNQVKDCNEKEKTVETEKGKTDCNDHSEEFMEDKQQDLEIAQEEILVGSGADAEKAGCCETIRQLWMDFLRCFSSKEMLIWSVWWAMATCGYNQTVNYVQALWETVEPSKNDTLFNGGVEAVSNLFGAASAYGVGFSRVNWSHWGELALGSLSALSSAALYIMVFISNIWICYGGYIIFKSLYMLLITIAMFRIAAGLSVERYALVFGVNTFVALVLQTILTSIVVDSRGLGLDIITQFIIYGSYFCLIALIFFTRGVYTLYLQRTKQRATDPDTHSDGEHAYTHSVKL from the exons ATGGATTTATTTAGGAGATGGAGGACGGGTTGGTGTTTTCCCACGACGCTGTTGTGTTTGTATGGATTTTTCAGTTCAGTCAAACCTCTCGAACCATTTCTCATCAGCTACATGACCGGTCCTGATAAAAACCTTACCATCGAGCAG GTGGCCAATCAGATTTTCCCAGTGTGGACATACTCGTACCTGGCTATGCTACTTCCTGTGTTCCTGCTCACAGACTGGCTGCGCTACAAACCTGTGATCATGGTCCAGTGCCTCGCCCTTTTCTCAACCAACGTGATGCTGCTATGGTTAGAGAGCGTAGGGGGGATGCAAGCGATGCAGTTCACCTACAGTGTGGTCACAGCGTGTGAGGTGGCGTACTTCTCCTACATTTACAGTGTAGTGGATCTACAGTACTACCTAAAAGCCACGTCGTTCTGTCGCGCCGCTCAGCTCATCGGCTACACTTTCGGTTCTGTTGCCGGACAAATCCTGCTATCCTTTAAATTAATGTCATACTACTACATACTGGTGTTCACGCTAGTCCTCATCTCCATTTCTTTCATTATCTCAATCCTTCTTCCAATGCCCAGAACCAGCATGTTCTTCCACCAGAATAAAAGGAATGACAAAGGAGGAGATATGAATCAAGTGAAAGACTGCAACGAGAAAGAAAAGACTGtagaaacagaaaaaggcaaaacagACTGTAATGATCATAGTGAAGAGTTTATGGAAGATAAGCAGCAGGACTTGGAGATAGCTCAGGAAGAGATCCTGGTAGGATCTGGAGCAGACGCAGAGAAAGCAG GTTGTTGTGAAACCATTCGGCAACTCTGGATGGATTTTCTTCGTTGTTTCTCCTCTAAGGAGATGCTGATCTGGTCCGTGTGGTGGGCGATGGCAACCTGCGGCTACAACCAGACTGTAAACTACGTTCAAGCGCTGTGGGAAACCGTGGAGCCGAGCAAGAATGACACCCTCTTCAACGGAGGAGTAGAGGCTGTTTCCAACCTGTTCG GTGCAGCTTCAGCATACGGTGTTGGGTTTAGCCGTGTTAACTGGTCTCACTGGGGTGAACTGGCTCTCGGCTCTCTCTCCGCCCTCAGCAGTGCTGCGCTCTACATAATGGTTTTCATTTCCAACATCTGGATCTGTTATGGTGGCTACATCATCTTTAAGAGTCTCTATATGCTGCTCATTACCATTGCCAT gtttCGGATTGCTGCCGGTTTATCCGTAGAGCGCTATGCACTCGTTTTTGGAGTCAATACCTTCGTTGCACTTGTTCTCCAGACGATCCTCACATCCATTGTCGTGGACAGCAGGGGACTCGGACTGGACATCATAACACAG TTTATAATTTACGGCTCCTATTTCTGCCTTATTGCTCTGATCTTCTTCACCAGAGGAGTGTACACACTGTACCTGCAGAGGACAAAGCAGAGAGCAACAGatccagacacacacagtgatggagaacatgcatacacacattcagTCAAACTCTAA